In the genome of Candidatus Palauibacter scopulicola, one region contains:
- a CDS encoding type II toxin-antitoxin system VapC family toxin has translation MDSNIPMYVAGADHPHRAPSIQFLKNAEADGLELCTSTEVLQEILYRFSGMGRRDVGARLYDLFVSLMPEVFDVTLADTDLAKVLLLAHQGISARDAVHAGVMINRDVQVMATFDRGFDDLDGITRLEPGRF, from the coding sequence GTGGACTCAAACATCCCGATGTACGTCGCGGGGGCAGATCACCCCCACCGGGCCCCCTCCATCCAGTTCCTGAAGAACGCGGAGGCCGATGGGCTCGAACTCTGCACGAGCACCGAGGTTCTGCAGGAGATTCTGTACCGCTTCTCCGGGATGGGCAGACGTGATGTGGGGGCCCGATTGTACGACCTGTTCGTCTCTCTCATGCCCGAGGTGTTCGATGTCACGCTGGCCGACACCGACCTGGCGAAGGTACTCCTTCTTGCCCACCAGGGGATATCGGCGCGGGACGCGGTACACGCGGGCGTCATGATCAATCGTGACGTCCAGGTCATGGCGACCTTCGACCGGGGCTTCGACGACCTCGACGGGATCACGCGGCTCGAGCCCGGCCGCTTCTGA
- a CDS encoding metalloregulator ArsR/SmtB family transcription factor: MDTTTLRAPAPTRDLLSRFESLGDENRLRILTLLDRNEFTVSELVSVLQLPQSTVSRHLKVLADDGWVRRRQEGKTRYYRMEGDLEPEAGELWRLAEGSLTGARWIADDAERAESVLAERRDRAAAFFSESAAGWDALRDELFGRDARFGALFGLLDPEWVVGDLGAGTGTLANMVAPFVKRVIAVDRSPEMLEAAAVRLGERDNVEVRQGELESLPVDDGELDLAVLMLVLHFTVEPGRVLAEAARALAPNGRLLVLDMRAHEREEYRETMGHLWLGFTEDQMRDWTRCAGLEGYRHLPLAPEPEASGPALFAATARKRR; this comes from the coding sequence ATGGATACGACAACCCTGCGAGCGCCCGCACCGACGCGGGATCTTCTCTCCCGTTTCGAATCGCTCGGGGACGAGAACCGGCTGCGGATTCTCACCCTGCTGGACCGTAACGAGTTCACGGTGTCCGAACTCGTCTCCGTTCTGCAGCTGCCGCAGTCGACCGTTTCGCGCCACCTGAAGGTGCTCGCGGATGACGGCTGGGTGCGCCGGCGGCAGGAGGGGAAGACCCGGTACTACCGGATGGAGGGCGACCTCGAGCCGGAAGCGGGGGAGCTGTGGCGGCTGGCAGAGGGGAGTCTCACCGGCGCCCGCTGGATCGCGGACGATGCGGAGCGGGCCGAGAGTGTCCTCGCTGAGCGCCGGGATCGGGCCGCGGCCTTCTTCTCGGAGTCTGCAGCGGGGTGGGACGCACTCCGCGATGAACTGTTCGGGCGCGACGCCCGCTTCGGCGCCCTGTTCGGCCTGCTCGATCCGGAGTGGGTCGTGGGAGACCTCGGCGCGGGCACCGGAACGCTCGCAAACATGGTCGCCCCCTTCGTGAAACGCGTCATCGCGGTCGACCGCTCGCCCGAAATGTTGGAGGCAGCAGCCGTGCGTCTCGGCGAGCGCGACAACGTCGAGGTCCGCCAGGGGGAGCTGGAGTCGCTCCCGGTCGACGACGGAGAACTCGACCTCGCCGTGCTGATGCTCGTCCTCCACTTCACGGTCGAACCCGGCCGGGTACTGGCGGAGGCGGCGCGGGCACTGGCCCCGAACGGGAGACTCCTCGTGCTCGACATGCGCGCGCACGAGAGAGAGGAGTATCGCGAGACGATGGGCCACCTGTGGCTCGGCTTCACGGAGGATCAGATGCGCGACTGGACGCGCTGCGCCGGTCTCGAAGGGTATCGCCACCTTCCGCTCGCCCCCGAACCCGAGGCGTCCGGACCGGCCCTCTTCGCCGCCACCGCCCGGAAAAGGAGATAG
- the ahcY gene encoding adenosylhomocysteinase yields MESAVLHESTQAAAGRIPFKVADLSLAEWGRKEIRLAEHEMPGLMSVRAEYRDAKPLAGRKVMGSLHMTVQTAVLIETLADLGADVRWVSCNIFSTQDHAAAATAVGPDGTPEDPRGTPVFAWKGETLEEYWWCTEQALLWPDGSGPDLIVDDGGDATLLLHRGLEFERAGRIPDFDAETEPEEWGVILETLRRIAAKDPGRWERTAPGIQGVSEETTTGVHRLYEMASEGTLLFPAINVNDSVTKSKFDNIYGCRHSVIDGLNRASDVMISGKTAVVCGYGEVGKGCAQALKGQGAHVVVTEIDPICALQAAMEGFQVRTLEDVVETADIFITATGNRDVITFAHMARMKDKAIVGNIGHFDNEIDMAGLAKGGVTRNNIKPQYDEFVFEDGHSVLILSEGRLLNLGNATGHPSFVMSASFTNQVLAQIELARNHEAYERQVYMLPKHLDEKVARLHLDHLGARLTELTDDQADYIGVSKDGPFKPDHYRY; encoded by the coding sequence ATGGAAAGCGCCGTACTTCACGAATCGACCCAGGCCGCCGCCGGCCGGATTCCCTTCAAGGTCGCGGACCTGAGCCTGGCGGAGTGGGGCCGCAAGGAGATCCGCCTCGCCGAGCACGAGATGCCCGGACTGATGTCGGTGCGGGCGGAATACCGCGACGCGAAGCCGCTCGCGGGCCGGAAGGTCATGGGGTCGCTGCACATGACGGTGCAGACGGCGGTGCTCATCGAGACGCTGGCCGATCTGGGCGCGGACGTGCGCTGGGTCTCCTGCAACATCTTCTCGACCCAGGATCACGCCGCCGCCGCAACCGCCGTGGGGCCGGACGGCACCCCGGAGGACCCGCGCGGCACACCGGTCTTCGCCTGGAAGGGGGAGACGCTCGAGGAATACTGGTGGTGCACGGAGCAGGCGCTCCTGTGGCCGGACGGCTCGGGCCCGGACCTCATCGTCGACGACGGGGGTGACGCGACGCTTCTCCTCCACCGCGGGCTCGAGTTCGAGCGGGCGGGACGGATCCCGGACTTCGACGCGGAGACGGAGCCGGAGGAGTGGGGCGTCATCCTCGAGACGCTGCGCAGGATCGCGGCGAAGGATCCGGGACGGTGGGAGCGCACGGCGCCCGGCATCCAGGGGGTGTCGGAGGAGACGACGACCGGCGTCCACCGCCTGTACGAGATGGCGTCGGAAGGCACGCTTCTCTTCCCCGCCATCAACGTGAACGACTCGGTGACGAAGTCGAAGTTCGACAACATCTACGGGTGCCGCCACTCGGTCATCGACGGGCTGAACCGCGCCTCGGACGTGATGATCTCGGGCAAGACCGCGGTTGTGTGCGGCTACGGCGAGGTCGGCAAGGGGTGCGCGCAGGCGCTGAAGGGGCAGGGGGCGCACGTCGTCGTGACGGAGATCGACCCGATCTGCGCGCTCCAAGCCGCCATGGAGGGTTTCCAGGTACGGACGCTCGAGGACGTGGTGGAGACGGCGGACATCTTCATCACCGCGACCGGCAACCGGGACGTGATCACCTTCGCCCACATGGCGCGCATGAAGGACAAGGCGATCGTCGGCAACATCGGCCACTTCGACAACGAGATCGACATGGCCGGGCTCGCGAAGGGCGGCGTGACGCGGAACAACATCAAGCCGCAGTACGACGAGTTCGTGTTCGAGGACGGGCACTCGGTGCTCATCCTGTCCGAGGGGCGGCTGCTCAACCTCGGCAACGCGACGGGGCATCCGAGCTTCGTCATGAGCGCGAGCTTCACGAACCAGGTGCTGGCGCAGATCGAACTCGCGCGGAACCACGAGGCCTACGAGCGGCAGGTCTACATGCTGCCGAAGCACCTCGACGAGAAGGTGGCGCGGCTGCACCTCGACCACCTCGGCGCGCGGCTCACGGAGCTGACGGACGATCAGGCGGACTACATCGGCGTATCAAAGGACGGGCCCTTCAAGCCCGACCACTACCGCTACTAG
- a CDS encoding HigA family addiction module antitoxin: protein MAMHDPPHPGGIVRRQCLEPLGLTVTRAAEGLGVTRQALSELLNGRTGVSVEMAIRLSKAFGSTPETWLGMQMAYDLWQARSRAGEIRVERFAAV from the coding sequence ATGGCCATGCATGACCCGCCGCATCCGGGCGGCATCGTGAGGCGTCAGTGCCTCGAACCGCTGGGTCTGACCGTGACGCGGGCGGCCGAGGGCCTGGGCGTCACCCGGCAGGCGCTCTCGGAGCTGTTGAACGGGCGCACAGGCGTGTCGGTCGAGATGGCGATCCGGCTGTCGAAGGCCTTCGGCTCGACGCCGGAAACCTGGCTGGGGATGCAGATGGCGTACGATCTCTGGCAGGCGCGCAGCCGCGCGGGCGAAATCAGGGTCGAACGCTTTGCGGCGGTATGA
- a CDS encoding oxidoreductase, whose translation MGKIILVTGASSGIGRAAAILLAREGHTVYAGARRADRMEDLPEHGVTPVEMDVTRSDDNERAVSRVIADPGRIDVLVNNAGFGLYGPVEDVPLDDARYQFEVNLFGLADLTRLVLPHMRAQGSGRIINVSSMGGRIFTPLGAWYHATKHALEGWSDCLRVETAPFNIQVVVIQPGAIRTEFGDVMGTHMRKYSGDTAYKTQVDSFLKLMDGLDPGRGTAPEVLAKVFVKAATARKPRRRYASGSMARPFMFLRKWFGDGVYEFLLRRMFR comes from the coding sequence TTGGGCAAGATCATCCTCGTCACGGGGGCTTCCTCCGGCATCGGCCGGGCGGCCGCGATCCTTCTCGCCCGTGAAGGCCACACCGTGTACGCCGGCGCGCGCCGGGCGGACCGAATGGAAGATCTGCCGGAACACGGCGTCACTCCCGTCGAGATGGACGTCACCAGGAGCGACGACAACGAGCGGGCCGTGAGCCGCGTCATCGCGGATCCGGGACGCATCGACGTCCTGGTCAACAACGCGGGCTTCGGGCTCTACGGCCCCGTCGAGGACGTTCCGCTCGACGACGCGCGCTACCAGTTCGAGGTGAACCTGTTCGGGCTCGCCGACCTCACCCGGCTCGTGCTGCCGCACATGAGAGCGCAGGGTTCGGGCCGAATCATCAACGTCTCGTCGATGGGAGGAAGGATCTTCACCCCCCTCGGGGCCTGGTACCACGCCACCAAGCACGCCCTCGAGGGCTGGTCGGACTGCCTGCGCGTGGAGACCGCCCCCTTCAACATCCAGGTCGTCGTGATCCAGCCGGGCGCGATCAGGACCGAGTTCGGCGACGTGATGGGAACCCACATGAGGAAGTACTCCGGGGACACGGCGTACAAAACCCAGGTGGACTCGTTTCTGAAGCTGATGGACGGCCTCGACCCCGGCCGCGGCACCGCACCGGAAGTGCTCGCCAAGGTGTTCGTCAAGGCCGCGACGGCCCGAAAGCCGCGCCGGCGCTACGCGAGCGGCTCTATGGCGCGCCCCTTCATGTTCCTCCGCAAGTGGTTCGGGGACGGAGTCTACGAATTCCTGCTGCGGCGCATGTTCCGCTGA
- a CDS encoding type II toxin-antitoxin system VapC family toxin gives MIVVLDASAVVELVLGTRRGARIMHRVSDPVTSLHGPELLDLEVLHVLRRYESTGAVSPTRAGEAYRNFLDLDVWRHGHEPLLSRIWSRRHHLTAYDAAYVTLAETLEAPLLTTDRRLAGVPNLAVPVEVFAVTPTESPP, from the coding sequence GTGATCGTCGTCCTGGATGCATCGGCCGTCGTCGAGCTGGTGCTCGGCACGCGGCGCGGCGCCCGCATCATGCACAGGGTATCGGACCCCGTGACGTCCCTGCACGGCCCCGAACTACTGGACCTCGAGGTTCTGCATGTTCTGCGCCGCTACGAGAGCACCGGGGCCGTCTCCCCGACCCGCGCCGGCGAGGCGTATCGCAACTTCCTCGATCTCGATGTGTGGCGGCACGGCCACGAGCCGCTCCTGTCGAGGATCTGGTCCCGCCGCCACCACCTCACCGCGTACGACGCCGCGTACGTCACACTGGCCGAGACTCTCGAAGCCCCCCTTCTCACCACGGACCGTCGGCTGGCCGGAGTCCCGAACCTCGCGGTGCCGGTCGAGGTCTTCGCCGTCACCCCCACGGAATCGCCTCCTTGA
- a CDS encoding type II toxin-antitoxin system PemK/MazF family toxin, which produces MTSTTAYRQGDIVLVSFPFTDLTSTKRRPALVLSPDSFNAAGEDLVLAAVTSHITGDPNAVHLRRSDFAEGGLPKASMVKTTKLFTMRHPGKAIEHVTVVGDTAAGILC; this is translated from the coding sequence ATGACGTCTACGACAGCCTATAGGCAGGGCGACATTGTGCTCGTCTCCTTCCCCTTCACCGATCTCACTTCAACCAAGAGACGCCCCGCGCTGGTCCTTTCCCCGGATTCCTTCAATGCCGCCGGTGAGGATCTCGTGCTGGCGGCCGTCACCTCCCACATCACGGGCGACCCGAACGCGGTGCATCTCCGCCGCAGCGATTTCGCGGAAGGTGGGCTTCCCAAGGCATCGATGGTGAAGACGACGAAGCTGTTTACGATGAGACACCCGGGGAAAGCGATCGAACACGTCACCGTCGTCGGCGATACGGCAGCGGGTATTCTGTGCTAG
- a CDS encoding aminotransferase class V-fold PLP-dependent enzyme, producing MTEPRYSLFPDHDSRTAADHALTERLGVSRRLMPSRDVVPAGPSGEWLRELRNMRFDRPRELAGLTEWVIDGLETGTVQVTHPGYLGLFNPAPTFASECADRIASAFNPQVCVHSHAPAAVEIELHVIREVARRAGMPDGSGGHFTSGGSEANLTAMLCALQAACPAYGDDGVCAFARPPHVYVSEESHLAWLKIAHAGGIGRNAVRLIQTDGRGRMDPDALAETIATDISSGRMPVMIAATAGTTNAGMVDPLTRCGELAREHGMWFHVDAAWGGALIASDTGGALKGIERADSITIDAHKWFATTMGAGMFLTSRPDVAAQAFRVDASYMPRSVAAKDFFVNSIQWSRRFVGLRLFLALAAAGWRGYAGHTERAIRLADRLARRLQRDGWSLANDSPMAVACLVPPEGHEAVRSYVDSVHRDGRFWVSTAVFEGRTVLRACITNGRTSERDVDALVHTLKAVAPSIWSTQAESDLSVSEPHRTDLD from the coding sequence ATGACCGAGCCGCGCTATTCGCTGTTTCCGGACCATGATTCCCGGACGGCGGCGGACCACGCGCTCACTGAACGCCTCGGGGTGTCGCGGCGTCTCATGCCGTCGCGCGACGTAGTACCCGCGGGTCCGTCCGGCGAATGGCTGCGGGAGCTGCGAAACATGAGATTCGACCGGCCCAGAGAGCTGGCGGGCTTGACGGAATGGGTGATCGACGGGCTAGAGACCGGCACGGTACAGGTGACGCATCCGGGCTATCTTGGCCTGTTCAACCCTGCGCCGACGTTCGCTTCCGAGTGCGCCGACCGGATCGCCTCCGCGTTCAACCCCCAGGTCTGCGTGCACTCGCATGCGCCGGCGGCGGTGGAGATCGAGCTGCACGTGATCCGGGAAGTGGCGCGCAGGGCCGGCATGCCGGATGGGTCGGGCGGGCACTTCACTAGCGGTGGATCGGAGGCGAACCTCACGGCAATGCTCTGCGCTCTTCAGGCTGCATGTCCGGCGTATGGTGATGACGGCGTGTGTGCATTTGCCCGTCCGCCCCACGTCTATGTGTCGGAGGAGAGCCATTTGGCTTGGCTGAAGATCGCTCACGCCGGGGGCATCGGGCGCAACGCGGTCCGGCTGATCCAGACGGACGGGCGGGGACGCATGGACCCGGATGCCTTGGCCGAAACGATTGCAACTGACATCTCCAGCGGCCGCATGCCTGTCATGATCGCGGCGACGGCGGGCACCACCAACGCGGGCATGGTCGATCCGCTCACCCGCTGCGGCGAACTGGCCAGGGAGCACGGCATGTGGTTCCACGTCGACGCGGCATGGGGTGGTGCGCTGATTGCCAGCGATACCGGCGGTGCTCTCAAGGGCATCGAGCGGGCGGACTCGATCACGATCGACGCCCACAAGTGGTTTGCAACGACCATGGGAGCCGGCATGTTCCTGACCTCCAGACCGGATGTCGCCGCTCAGGCCTTCCGGGTCGACGCCAGCTACATGCCCAGGAGCGTCGCGGCCAAGGACTTCTTCGTCAACTCGATCCAGTGGTCGCGCCGATTCGTCGGCCTGCGGCTGTTCCTTGCACTCGCGGCAGCGGGTTGGAGGGGATACGCCGGCCACACCGAGCGCGCCATTCGACTGGCGGACAGACTCGCACGGCGATTGCAGCGCGACGGTTGGTCGCTCGCGAATGACTCTCCCATGGCGGTCGCATGTCTCGTGCCGCCCGAGGGCCATGAAGCCGTTCGGAGCTACGTCGATTCCGTTCACAGGGACGGCCGGTTCTGGGTGTCAACCGCAGTCTTCGAGGGCAGAACAGTGCTGCGAGCCTGCATAACCAACGGGCGAACGAGCGAGCGCGATGTCGACGCGCTTGTCCACACTCTCAAGGCGGTGGCGCCGTCGATTTGGAGCACACAAGCCGAATCCGACCTGAGCGTTTCGGAACCTCACCGAACTGATCTCGACTAG
- a CDS encoding bifunctional helix-turn-helix domain-containing protein/methylated-DNA--[protein]-cysteine S-methyltransferase: MNTTDYDRIEAAIRYLARHRKRQPELAELAAHIGLSQSHLHRLFSRWAGVTPKRFLEFLTVQHAKKLLDSSEPVLATAHSSGLSGPGRLHDHFVTVEAVTPGEYRSRGAGLTIRFGTGESPFGPVFVAWTERGVCRVGFVADGDVSAEMEALRRAWGRASLEGDDLTATALARSIFSAPFEAESPPLTVHVRGTNFQLAVWRALLRVPPGKVVTYGRVAEEVCSAKAARATGSAVGSNPIAFLIPCHRVIRAGGITGDYAGGATRKRCMLAWEASRQFASGQAVR; this comes from the coding sequence ATGAACACGACCGACTACGACCGAATCGAGGCGGCCATTCGCTATCTGGCCAGGCATCGCAAGCGCCAGCCGGAACTCGCAGAATTGGCGGCGCATATCGGTCTGAGCCAAAGCCATCTGCATCGTCTGTTCTCACGCTGGGCCGGCGTTACGCCAAAGCGCTTTCTCGAATTCCTTACCGTTCAGCACGCGAAGAAATTACTCGACAGCTCCGAGCCCGTGCTCGCGACGGCTCATAGTAGCGGGCTCTCTGGTCCGGGCAGGCTGCACGATCACTTCGTAACCGTGGAGGCCGTCACGCCGGGCGAGTATCGGAGCAGGGGTGCGGGGCTGACGATCCGCTTCGGCACCGGGGAATCACCGTTTGGGCCAGTGTTCGTCGCTTGGACGGAACGCGGCGTCTGCCGGGTTGGGTTTGTGGCCGACGGGGATGTCTCCGCCGAGATGGAGGCTCTCCGCAGGGCCTGGGGGCGGGCGTCGCTCGAGGGCGACGATTTGACGGCAACAGCACTGGCGCGGTCCATCTTCTCGGCTCCCTTCGAAGCCGAGAGTCCCCCGCTGACCGTCCATGTGCGCGGGACCAACTTCCAACTGGCCGTCTGGCGCGCCCTGCTGCGCGTGCCTCCCGGGAAGGTCGTCACCTACGGTCGTGTGGCCGAAGAGGTTTGTAGCGCGAAGGCGGCTCGGGCGACGGGGAGCGCGGTTGGCAGCAACCCGATCGCCTTCCTTATTCCGTGCCATCGTGTGATCCGCGCGGGCGGGATCACGGGCGACTACGCCGGAGGTGCCACGCGGAAACGCTGTATGTTGGCGTGGGAGGCGAGTCGGCAGTTCGCCAGCGGCCAAGCCGTCCGATGA
- a CDS encoding ATP-binding protein: MDPIANPFAPGAGSRPPALAGRDELLASADIALRRIQAGRHAKSMMLLGLRGVGKTVLLVRIGDLAEAAGYVTALIEAPEERRLAVLLVPRLRRLLSRLSSREKARILGNRALGALRNFASAFKVSYAEFEVGVTPEPGLAASGDLETDLTDLLVVVGEAARAADQPAALLMDEVQYLSDEDLSALIVALHRISQKALPLIMFGAGLPQLAAVSGAAKSYAERLFDFPGVGPLDEAAIAEAIRGPIEEARAAVDDDALSEIAEQTEGYPYFLQEWGAHCWNVASESPVTLDDVVSARERVMAALDASFFRVRFDRLTPREQEYLRAMAQLGPGPHRSGKVAEELGVAVTSAGPIRTGLIRKGMIWSPAHGETAFTVPMFDQYMLRAMPDWQPADE, translated from the coding sequence ATGGATCCGATCGCTAACCCATTCGCGCCCGGAGCGGGATCTCGGCCTCCAGCCTTGGCCGGTCGTGACGAGTTGCTTGCGTCGGCGGATATCGCCCTGCGACGAATTCAAGCTGGCCGACACGCCAAGAGCATGATGCTTCTCGGCCTCCGAGGTGTCGGCAAGACCGTTCTCCTCGTCCGAATCGGAGACCTTGCCGAAGCCGCGGGGTACGTGACCGCCCTCATCGAGGCTCCAGAGGAGCGTCGTCTGGCAGTGCTTCTCGTTCCCAGGCTCCGCCGTCTCCTTTCTCGACTTAGCAGTCGCGAGAAGGCCCGGATCCTTGGCAACCGAGCCCTTGGCGCTCTCCGCAATTTCGCCAGCGCCTTCAAGGTCTCCTACGCAGAGTTTGAGGTAGGTGTGACGCCAGAGCCGGGCCTGGCCGCTTCCGGCGATCTGGAGACCGACCTTACGGATCTCCTGGTTGTGGTCGGGGAGGCGGCGAGAGCTGCCGACCAACCGGCGGCTCTCCTGATGGATGAGGTCCAGTATTTGTCAGACGAGGACTTGAGCGCGCTCATCGTTGCACTCCATCGGATCAGCCAGAAGGCGTTGCCCCTGATCATGTTCGGCGCTGGCCTACCGCAGCTTGCGGCGGTGTCTGGCGCGGCCAAGAGCTACGCGGAACGTCTATTCGATTTCCCCGGCGTTGGTCCGCTCGACGAGGCTGCCATAGCGGAGGCCATTCGAGGGCCAATCGAGGAGGCGAGGGCCGCGGTGGACGACGACGCGCTGTCGGAGATCGCTGAACAGACAGAAGGCTATCCGTATTTCCTTCAGGAGTGGGGAGCGCATTGCTGGAACGTCGCATCGGAATCACCAGTGACCCTCGACGATGTAGTGTCGGCCAGGGAGAGGGTGATGGCCGCTCTGGATGCGAGCTTCTTCCGTGTCCGCTTTGATCGCCTCACGCCCCGGGAGCAGGAGTACCTCAGAGCAATGGCGCAACTCGGGCCGGGGCCACACCGCTCGGGGAAAGTAGCGGAGGAGTTGGGGGTCGCCGTTACTTCGGCAGGGCCGATCCGCACAGGGCTGATCCGCAAGGGGATGATCTGGAGTCCTGCCCACGGAGAAACCGCATTCACCGTTCCGATGTTTGATCAGTACATGTTGCGGGCCATGCCCGACTGGCAACCGGCAGATGAGTGA
- a CDS encoding type II toxin-antitoxin system RelB/DinJ family antitoxin — MPNQLVQARIDADVKEEAATVLAAMGLTVSGALRLLLTKVAHEKALPFAPLVPNADTIEAMREARRGNLPQFSSVEDLFDDLRADD; from the coding sequence ATGCCGAACCAACTCGTCCAAGCCCGCATTGACGCAGACGTGAAGGAGGAGGCGGCCACGGTGCTGGCGGCCATGGGCCTGACCGTCTCCGGCGCGTTGCGCCTGCTGCTGACGAAGGTCGCCCACGAGAAAGCGCTGCCGTTCGCGCCGCTGGTTCCTAACGCCGACACCATTGAAGCAATGAGGGAGGCCCGCCGGGGCAACCTCCCGCAGTTCTCGAGCGTAGAAGACCTCTTCGACGATCTGCGTGCGGACGATTGA
- a CDS encoding type II toxin-antitoxin system YafQ family toxin yields the protein MRTIERTRRFKRDYKRESRGRHRKYLDAILAEVVDSLANDRPLEPRHHDHALSGEWQDFRDCHLKPDLLLIYQKSGADILRLVRLGSHSALGL from the coding sequence GTGCGGACGATTGAGCGGACCCGCCGGTTCAAGCGCGACTACAAGCGGGAGTCGCGGGGCCGGCACCGGAAATACCTCGACGCCATCCTGGCCGAAGTCGTGGATTCCCTGGCCAACGACCGACCGCTGGAGCCCCGGCACCACGACCACGCGCTGAGCGGCGAGTGGCAAGATTTTCGCGACTGCCACCTGAAGCCGGATCTGTTGCTGATCTACCAGAAGTCCGGGGCCGATATCCTGCGCCTGGTGCGCCTGGGCTCCCATTCGGCGCTCGGTCTCTGA